The sequence below is a genomic window from Candidatus Sungiibacteriota bacterium.
AAATTTTGGGCTCCCGTTTTATAAAAAGGGAAACCCGGCCTTCGGAGGAGGCCACGCTTGCGGCCCGCCTGATTGATCGCTCCATCCGGCCCAGATTTGATATGCGCATGCGAAACGAGGTGCAAATAGTGGTAACGGTTCTTTCGGTTGATGATCAAAACGACCCGGATGTGCTGGCGCTTCTTGCTTCTTCCCTTGCGCTTTCGCTCTCCAACATCCCGTGGCAGGGACCAACTGCCGGAGTGCGCGTAGGACGCGTTGACGGAAACTTCGTGCTCAACCCTCTTTATGAGGAAAGGGGCCGCGCCGATCTTGATATGGTGGTATCCGGAACCAAAGAAAGAATTAACATGCTTGAAGCAAGCGCCAACGAAATTTCGGAGGAGGACTTTGCATCTGCCGCAGAATGGGGATTTGGTTTTCTGAAGGAGCTTATAGAGTTTGAAAATGAAATAATTAAAGAAAACGTGCAGGAAAAAATGGAAGTACGGCTGCTTAGCGCGCCGCAGGAACTAAAAGATCTTCTTAAAAAAGAGTTTTCTTCACGGCTTGAGGAAGCGTTGTATCAAAGGGGTAAGAAAGCCGCACGCTATGGAGAAAAAGCGGCAATAAAAGACGAGTGGTTGGGGCGGGCCCAAGATAAATATCCGGAACTTTTCCAAAAAAACGCTGCGGAGTTTTTGCTTGATGAGGAAGTAAATGAAATCCTCCACCGTCGCATTATTGAAAAGGGGGAAAGGCCAGACGGCAGAAAGCCAGACGAGCTTCGTTCTCTTGGGGCCGAGGTTGGCGTTCTGCCGCGCGTCCACGGATCGGGCCTGTTTATGCGCGGCGAGACGCATGCCTTGGCTACCCTTACCCTTGGCGCGCCCGGAGACGAGCAAATTGTAGAGGGAATGGAGGTACGCACCAAAAAACGGTTGCTCCTGCATTACAACTTTCCGCCCTATTCCACCGGCGAGATAAAACCCATGCGTGGACCGGGCCGCAGAGAAATAGGACATGGAGCGCTTGCCGGACGAGCCATTGCTCCGCTTATACCTTCTAAGGAAGAATTTCCTTATACATTGCGGGTTGTCTCAGAAATCCTTTCCTCCAACGGCTCCTCTTCCATGGCTTCGGTGTGCGGCGCGTCGCTTGCTCTTATGGATGCTGGCGTACCTATTAAAAAAGCGGCGGCTGGTGCGGCCATGGGTCTCGTGTTAAATAAAAAAGGAGAATACAGGGTACTTACCGACATTCAGGGGCCGGAGGATCATCACGGCGACATGGATTTTAAGGTCGCTGGGACCAAAGACGGCATCACGGCTGTGCAAATGGATGTAAAAATTGAAGGAATAAACTTTGACATGCTTAAAGACACGCTGCGCCAGGCCCTTAAGTCGCGCTTGGAAATTCTTGGCGTTATGAATTCTGTGCTGGACGCGCCGCGACCAGAACTTTCGCCGTGGGCCCCTCGCGTAAATATTATTAAAATCAATCCGGAGAAAATCGGAGCGCTTATTGGCCCCGGCGGAAAAGTTATAAATGACATTATTGCGCAGACCGGAGCCGAAATAGACATTGAGGACGACGGCACTGTCTACATCACTTCTGAAACAGAGGACGGCATGAAAAAGGCCTTATCTTTGGTAAAACAAATTACTAGAGAAATTAAGCCGGGCGAGCTGATGGAGGGAAGGGTTACAAGAATTCTTGACTTCGGAGCCATGGTAGAGGTCGGCCCGCGTCAAGATGGACTGGTCCACATATCAGAACTTGCTCCGTGGCATGTGGAAAAAGTAACTGATATAGTAAGAATGGGCGACGTTATTCCGGTCAAAGTAAAAAACATTGACGAGCAGGGCCGGATAAATCTCTCCTTAAAAGACGTGCCCGGACGCTACAGCGAAGAAGAAATTGAACGGGGACGGCGCGAGCGTCTGGACTTTCCCGAGACCCCGCGCGGAGGAC
It includes:
- the pnp gene encoding polyribonucleotide nucleotidyltransferase, which codes for MISRPHAIPTSILYVDVKNYSHTLGGKTFTISLTNWAEQANGSVLVRLGDTLVLATAVMGLQPREGGDFFPLTVEYEEKFYAAGKILGSRFIKRETRPSEEATLAARLIDRSIRPRFDMRMRNEVQIVVTVLSVDDQNDPDVLALLASSLALSLSNIPWQGPTAGVRVGRVDGNFVLNPLYEERGRADLDMVVSGTKERINMLEASANEISEEDFASAAEWGFGFLKELIEFENEIIKENVQEKMEVRLLSAPQELKDLLKKEFSSRLEEALYQRGKKAARYGEKAAIKDEWLGRAQDKYPELFQKNAAEFLLDEEVNEILHRRIIEKGERPDGRKPDELRSLGAEVGVLPRVHGSGLFMRGETHALATLTLGAPGDEQIVEGMEVRTKKRLLLHYNFPPYSTGEIKPMRGPGRREIGHGALAGRAIAPLIPSKEEFPYTLRVVSEILSSNGSSSMASVCGASLALMDAGVPIKKAAAGAAMGLVLNKKGEYRVLTDIQGPEDHHGDMDFKVAGTKDGITAVQMDVKIEGINFDMLKDTLRQALKSRLEILGVMNSVLDAPRPELSPWAPRVNIIKINPEKIGALIGPGGKVINDIIAQTGAEIDIEDDGTVYITSETEDGMKKALSLVKQITREIKPGELMEGRVTRILDFGAMVEVGPRQDGLVHISELAPWHVEKVTDIVRMGDVIPVKVKNIDEQGRINLSLKDVPGRYSEEEIERGRRERLDFPETPRGGRRPGRHRR